In Microbacterium maritypicum, the following are encoded in one genomic region:
- a CDS encoding CDP-glycerol glycerophosphotransferase family protein: MTTARIDDTAQALVVAGTGARPAEAVLVGPRARVEARISGGGKTWKAAFPLEASRWGGPSLPLPTGTYELRISDVDLQELRIDPVVLTGVRIAVDGSTVRIAAPIDPVYETVEGRSTLEERYVAQSGGTENAVFFESFYGRSVGCNPRAIDRELATRAPQVRRYWSVVDLSVEVPEGAIAVVEGSPQWWHARGAARLLVVNDWLRRRFARKPGQKVLQTWHGTPLKRLALHRPGFDPRRMAAVVKESRRWDVLLAQNAYSERILRKAYAFFGRPIWVDGYPRNDTLISEDPAAIRRSLGIGAEERVLLYAPTWRDDRTEMVDFIDPELLARQANAVVLVRGHSRTLEQGRDRDGARVIDVTGYPETARLLLAADALITDYSSVMFDFSVTGKPMYFLVPDLDHYRGQLRGFYFDLAERAPGPLVRTQQELTAALDDAGHDAAFAERYAAWRRQFNPRDDGHAAQRVVDRILDLGFVTL, from the coding sequence ATGACAACGGCCCGCATCGACGACACGGCACAGGCGCTGGTCGTCGCAGGGACCGGGGCACGACCGGCGGAAGCCGTGTTGGTCGGACCGCGCGCACGGGTCGAGGCCCGCATCAGCGGCGGCGGCAAGACGTGGAAGGCCGCGTTCCCGCTGGAGGCGTCGCGCTGGGGCGGCCCGTCACTCCCGCTACCGACCGGAACGTACGAGCTGCGGATCTCGGATGTCGACCTGCAGGAGCTGAGGATCGATCCTGTCGTCCTGACCGGCGTGCGCATCGCCGTCGACGGCAGCACGGTCCGCATCGCCGCGCCGATCGATCCCGTGTACGAGACGGTGGAAGGCAGGTCGACGCTCGAGGAGCGCTACGTCGCCCAGAGCGGCGGCACCGAGAACGCGGTCTTCTTCGAGAGCTTCTACGGTCGCAGCGTCGGCTGCAATCCTCGCGCGATCGACCGCGAGCTCGCGACTCGTGCTCCGCAGGTGCGGCGCTACTGGAGCGTCGTCGACCTCTCGGTCGAGGTCCCGGAGGGCGCGATCGCGGTCGTCGAGGGGAGCCCCCAGTGGTGGCATGCACGGGGAGCGGCGCGTCTGCTCGTCGTCAACGACTGGCTGCGGCGTCGTTTCGCCCGCAAGCCGGGTCAGAAGGTCCTGCAGACCTGGCACGGCACCCCGCTGAAGCGGCTCGCGCTGCACCGGCCGGGTTTCGATCCGCGACGCATGGCGGCGGTGGTCAAGGAGTCCCGCCGCTGGGACGTCCTCCTGGCGCAGAACGCCTACTCGGAACGCATTCTGCGCAAGGCATACGCGTTCTTCGGGCGCCCGATCTGGGTGGACGGCTACCCCCGCAATGACACGCTGATCTCGGAAGACCCGGCTGCGATCCGCCGCTCCCTGGGCATCGGGGCCGAAGAGAGGGTGCTCCTTTACGCCCCGACCTGGCGAGACGACCGCACCGAGATGGTCGACTTCATCGACCCCGAACTCCTGGCACGTCAGGCCAACGCGGTGGTGCTCGTGCGCGGCCATTCCCGGACGCTCGAACAGGGCCGCGACCGCGACGGCGCGCGCGTCATCGACGTGACGGGATATCCGGAGACCGCGCGGCTGCTGCTCGCCGCCGACGCGCTGATCACCGACTACTCCTCGGTGATGTTCGATTTCAGCGTCACAGGCAAGCCGATGTACTTTCTGGTGCCCGACCTCGATCACTACCGTGGACAGCTGCGCGGCTTCTACTTCGACCTCGCCGAACGCGCGCCGGGACCCCTGGTGCGCACGCAACAAGAGCTCACCGCCGCCCTCGATGACGCGGGTCACGACGCCGCATTCGCCGAGCGGTATGCGGCGTGGCGCCGACAGTTCAACCCCCGTGACGACGGCCACGCTGCTCAGCGTGTCGTCGACCGCATCCTCGATCTCGGCTTCGTCACGCTCTGA
- a CDS encoding CDP-glycerol glycerophosphotransferase family protein, translating to MGALSDAKKAYRLLTRALASRTAVQRVRRRLSEREPLPTDHFQVAVYFADGAVNMYQMRQWYRPLAELAKRWPVVVLSRQATGTERLLEEDSPPVAFVPKVRDLERFIATQDIRVVLYVNQNTRNFQMFRYGRRWHVFINHGESDKMYMTTNQYKAYDYAFVAGQAARDRLSRTLWDYDVDRRTIEIGRPQADHYSGTLPFVPDERTVVLYAPTWEGDRPSAHYGSIATHGEALVTRLLATGAHRVIYRPHPRSGVVDEAYGAAHRRIIAAIAAANAADPTAQHVYDHAPELGWQLTAADVAIVDISAMVYDRLAAGKPLMITRPTDERASIDTQGYLADCEWLTAEAAHDIVAEVERVRADEAATARLRMWVQHYFGDTTLGVATEKFHAAVDGLMKEWERWQAHEVGAIREDEDDDDEEVDDEEV from the coding sequence ATGGGTGCACTGTCTGATGCGAAGAAGGCGTACCGACTGCTGACGCGGGCGCTCGCATCCCGCACCGCCGTGCAACGCGTGCGTCGGCGGCTCTCGGAACGCGAACCCCTCCCGACCGACCACTTCCAGGTGGCGGTGTATTTCGCCGACGGTGCCGTGAACATGTACCAGATGCGTCAGTGGTACCGCCCGCTCGCCGAACTCGCGAAGCGGTGGCCCGTCGTCGTGCTCTCGCGTCAGGCGACCGGAACCGAGAGGCTGCTCGAGGAGGATTCCCCTCCCGTCGCCTTCGTGCCGAAGGTCCGCGACCTCGAACGGTTCATCGCGACGCAGGACATCCGCGTGGTGCTGTACGTGAACCAGAACACCCGCAACTTCCAGATGTTCCGCTACGGGCGGCGGTGGCACGTGTTCATCAACCACGGCGAGTCCGACAAGATGTACATGACCACGAATCAGTACAAGGCCTACGACTACGCCTTCGTGGCCGGTCAGGCTGCGCGTGATCGGCTGTCGCGCACGTTGTGGGACTATGACGTGGATCGCCGCACCATCGAGATCGGCCGGCCGCAGGCGGATCACTACTCGGGAACGCTCCCCTTCGTGCCGGACGAGCGGACCGTCGTCCTCTACGCGCCCACATGGGAGGGGGACCGCCCGAGTGCCCACTACGGGTCGATCGCCACGCACGGCGAAGCGCTCGTGACGCGACTGCTGGCGACCGGCGCGCATCGGGTGATCTACCGTCCCCACCCGCGTAGCGGTGTCGTGGACGAGGCGTACGGGGCTGCCCACCGGCGGATCATCGCGGCGATCGCTGCCGCGAACGCGGCGGACCCGACGGCGCAGCACGTCTACGATCATGCACCGGAGCTCGGCTGGCAGCTGACGGCGGCCGATGTCGCGATCGTCGACATCTCCGCGATGGTCTACGACCGTCTGGCCGCGGGGAAGCCGCTGATGATCACGCGTCCGACCGACGAACGTGCTTCCATCGACACGCAGGGCTATCTGGCTGATTGCGAATGGTTGACGGCGGAGGCCGCGCACGACATCGTCGCGGAGGTCGAACGCGTGCGAGCCGACGAGGCAGCCACCGCTCGTCTGCGGATGTGGGTGCAGCACTACTTCGGTGACACGACACTGGGAGTGGCCACGGAGAAGTTCCACGCGGCGGTCGACGGGCTCATGAAGGAGTGGGAGCGGTGGCAGGCCCACGAGGTCGGGGCGATCCGCGAGGACGAGGACGACGACGACGAAGAAGTCGACGACGAGGAAGTATGA
- a CDS encoding CDP-glycerol glycerophosphotransferase family protein — translation MASFSFGTGNAAKLLRIPLYAVGRIGTLLLPRGRRWVFGCGAGIGDGALAMQQHAAAAGHDTFWLTSSEREDREAAALGIRFARKSGLRGWWATARAGVLVVTHGLGDVNRYANGGAFVVQLWHGIPLKRIGLDSPATTEVPKVPGAQLLRRAIAVLYRAAAQRIRVLPAASHRARGRLESAFGLGDDRVVVTGEPRVDVLSAGSGEERRSAASALLRRVVGDIPVSARTVLYAPTWRDGAPDPAVPSAAEWVQIIRLLEAQDAVLLVRSHPLGEGGYAPPLPSRRVRALGSTVIADVTPVLPAVDVLVTDYSSLAYDVGLLPMPVLFLAPDAQQYARTRGFYGRYEEVAGQDAAADWTGLLAQLEHLLTDRRVYDAASVRSATLSAGMHAYRDGRNTERVYDVIRARGIPAPKGAA, via the coding sequence GTGGCGTCCTTCTCTTTCGGCACCGGCAACGCGGCCAAACTGCTCCGGATCCCGCTGTATGCCGTCGGACGCATCGGTACTCTTCTCCTCCCGCGAGGGCGGCGCTGGGTGTTCGGCTGCGGTGCCGGGATCGGCGACGGTGCGCTCGCGATGCAGCAGCACGCGGCAGCGGCGGGCCATGACACGTTCTGGCTCACGTCATCCGAACGCGAAGACCGCGAGGCGGCCGCTCTCGGCATCCGTTTCGCCCGCAAGAGCGGCCTACGCGGCTGGTGGGCGACCGCCAGGGCCGGTGTGCTGGTGGTCACTCACGGCTTGGGCGATGTCAACCGCTATGCGAACGGTGGCGCGTTCGTCGTCCAGCTCTGGCACGGCATCCCGCTCAAGCGGATCGGGCTGGACTCGCCGGCGACGACCGAGGTGCCGAAAGTCCCCGGTGCGCAGCTGCTGCGTCGCGCGATCGCGGTGCTCTACCGCGCCGCCGCGCAGCGGATCCGTGTGCTGCCCGCCGCGTCCCATCGCGCGAGGGGCAGGCTGGAGTCCGCATTCGGTCTCGGCGACGACCGGGTCGTCGTGACCGGCGAGCCTCGCGTCGATGTCCTCTCGGCGGGTTCGGGGGAGGAGCGGCGCAGCGCCGCATCCGCACTTCTCCGCCGGGTCGTCGGCGACATCCCCGTGTCCGCGCGCACAGTCCTGTACGCGCCGACCTGGCGGGACGGCGCTCCCGACCCCGCCGTTCCGTCTGCGGCGGAGTGGGTTCAGATCATCCGCCTCCTCGAAGCGCAGGACGCCGTTCTCCTCGTGCGTTCGCACCCGCTGGGGGAAGGTGGCTACGCGCCGCCCCTGCCGAGCAGGCGGGTCCGCGCTCTGGGCTCGACCGTGATCGCCGACGTCACGCCCGTGCTGCCGGCGGTGGACGTGCTCGTCACCGACTACTCCTCTCTCGCTTACGACGTGGGGCTGTTGCCGATGCCGGTCCTTTTCCTGGCGCCCGACGCCCAGCAGTACGCGCGCACACGCGGCTTCTACGGTCGATACGAAGAGGTCGCGGGCCAGGACGCGGCCGCGGATTGGACGGGGCTGCTCGCGCAGCTCGAGCATCTGCTCACCGACCGTCGCGTGTACGACGCGGCGTCCGTGCGGTCCGCTACGCTCAGCGCGGGGATGCACGCGTATCGAGACGGGCGCAACACCGAGCGCGTCTATGACGTGATCCGCGCACGGGGGATTCCCGCGCCGAAGGGAGCAGCATGA
- a CDS encoding glycosyltransferase family 2 protein encodes MPVLNERAYLEHAIESVLAQDVDVPTELVLALGPSNDGTTELAQRLAEQDERIRLVDNPAAHIPVGLNAAIRASRYSTIVRVDAHSELSAGYAARALRTLERTDSANVGGVMHAEGRTPFQKAVARLYNSPVGLGGGAYHGSSQEGEAESAYLGVMRREVLDEVGLFDESIRRGEDWELNLRIRQAGHRVWFDPELSVTYWPRESWIRLARQFRATGAWRGELVRRFGRRNGIRYFAPPALVLLVLLALVTGILQLTGVLGGAVSLIVSLLVYAPLALYLLLVLGVALAPRGGGVRQRLWTTLVLPTMHLSWGIGFLGGVLRGARDTVDASRLGTRNTPLP; translated from the coding sequence ATGCCGGTGCTCAACGAGCGCGCCTACCTCGAGCACGCGATCGAATCCGTGCTCGCCCAGGACGTCGATGTCCCCACCGAGCTCGTCCTCGCGCTGGGGCCGTCGAACGACGGCACGACGGAGCTCGCTCAGCGCCTGGCTGAGCAGGACGAGCGTATCCGGCTGGTCGACAATCCCGCGGCGCACATCCCCGTCGGACTCAACGCCGCGATCCGAGCGAGCCGCTATTCGACGATCGTGCGCGTCGACGCGCACTCCGAGCTCTCCGCCGGCTACGCCGCCCGGGCGCTCCGGACCCTGGAACGCACCGATTCGGCCAATGTGGGCGGCGTCATGCACGCCGAGGGACGCACACCGTTCCAGAAGGCCGTCGCCCGCCTGTACAACTCCCCCGTCGGACTCGGCGGAGGCGCGTACCACGGCAGCTCCCAGGAGGGCGAGGCCGAGTCCGCCTATCTCGGCGTCATGCGACGCGAGGTCCTGGACGAGGTCGGCCTGTTCGACGAGTCGATCCGGCGTGGCGAGGACTGGGAGCTCAACCTTCGCATCCGTCAGGCCGGGCACCGTGTCTGGTTCGACCCCGAGCTGTCCGTCACCTACTGGCCCCGCGAGAGCTGGATCCGTCTGGCGCGCCAGTTCCGCGCGACCGGCGCCTGGCGCGGCGAGCTCGTGCGTCGGTTCGGTCGCCGCAACGGCATCCGCTACTTCGCGCCGCCTGCGCTCGTGCTCCTGGTCCTGCTCGCCCTCGTGACGGGGATCCTCCAGCTCACCGGAGTGCTCGGCGGCGCGGTCTCGCTGATCGTCTCCCTCCTCGTGTACGCACCCCTCGCGCTGTATCTGCTCCTCGTGCTGGGCGTCGCTCTGGCGCCGCGTGGCGGCGGTGTGCGCCAACGGCTGTGGACCACGCTCGTGCTGCCGACCATGCATCTGTCCTGGGGAATCGGCTTCCTCGGCGGCGTGCTCCGCGGAGCCCGCGACACCGTCGACGCCTCTCGCCTCGGCACTCGCAACACTCCGCTGCCCTGA